A region from the Anaerobacillus sp. CMMVII genome encodes:
- the nadB gene encoding L-aspartate oxidase, whose protein sequence is MNRRKADVVIIGSGLAGLMTADYLCNEKNVMLITKSEINHSNSWLAQGGIAAAVTKEDHWHEHYQDTIVAGSFHNRKETTEILVKHGTRLIKRLIEIGVNFDKDENNELSLGMEGAHGKRRILHAGGDATGKVIVEAIMARVLPRITVFEREMAYDLVIENGVCCGVYTKDENDNIWLIEAEHVIVATGGIGQLYSATSNCLEATGDGIAMAYRAGAAISDMEFIQFHPTLFKCEGSGNGLISEAVRGEGARLVTGDGEFLMKGKHPMEDLAPRDIVAREIFQTQLKNKSIFLNIQSVRNFQSRFPSIYEMCRIDPTFLKNGLLPVQPGAHFIMGGIKVDEDGCSTIPNLYAVGECANTGVHGANRLASNSLLEAVVFAERLSGKILTTENKVGQNEIAPVVLKSMKIVTLPTIKDIQMVMDRYVGIIRDAEGLQQAITWFEYYLNVLDEQHFQLNIQEKIICNMLTVGLLVAKASLHRKESRGGHYRSDFPKLNDHEWYGYRNVFLKKELYQEKFIEQSVMIS, encoded by the coding sequence ATGAACAGAAGAAAAGCGGATGTTGTTATTATCGGTAGTGGGCTTGCCGGATTAATGACTGCTGATTATCTTTGTAACGAAAAAAATGTGATGCTTATCACAAAGTCGGAGATTAACCATAGTAATTCTTGGCTAGCCCAAGGTGGCATTGCCGCTGCAGTGACAAAAGAAGATCACTGGCATGAGCATTATCAAGATACAATCGTCGCAGGTAGTTTCCATAACCGTAAAGAAACAACCGAGATACTTGTAAAACACGGAACTAGGCTTATCAAACGACTTATTGAAATTGGGGTAAATTTTGATAAGGATGAAAATAATGAACTCTCACTTGGAATGGAAGGTGCTCATGGCAAAAGAAGGATTCTTCATGCTGGTGGAGATGCCACTGGAAAAGTAATCGTAGAAGCAATAATGGCAAGAGTCCTTCCTAGAATTACAGTATTTGAGCGGGAAATGGCCTACGACTTAGTAATAGAAAATGGTGTTTGTTGTGGTGTTTATACAAAAGATGAGAATGATAACATCTGGTTGATCGAGGCGGAACACGTCATTGTTGCAACAGGAGGAATAGGTCAGCTATATTCGGCAACTTCAAATTGCCTTGAGGCTACTGGCGATGGAATTGCAATGGCTTATCGTGCCGGAGCTGCTATATCAGATATGGAATTTATACAGTTTCACCCTACACTTTTTAAGTGTGAGGGAAGTGGGAATGGCCTCATCTCAGAAGCGGTTCGAGGTGAGGGGGCAAGGTTAGTGACTGGGGATGGCGAATTCCTTATGAAAGGAAAGCATCCAATGGAAGATTTGGCCCCACGTGATATTGTTGCTAGAGAAATCTTTCAAACCCAATTAAAAAATAAAAGTATCTTTTTAAATATACAAAGTGTCCGTAATTTTCAATCAAGATTTCCATCTATTTATGAAATGTGTCGCATAGATCCAACCTTCTTGAAAAATGGTTTATTACCAGTTCAACCAGGAGCACATTTTATTATGGGGGGGATTAAAGTCGACGAAGATGGCTGCTCGACAATACCCAATTTATACGCAGTAGGTGAGTGTGCGAATACTGGTGTCCATGGAGCAAATAGACTAGCAAGTAATTCTTTATTAGAAGCAGTCGTTTTTGCCGAACGCTTATCAGGTAAGATTTTAACGACTGAAAATAAAGTTGGACAAAATGAGATCGCGCCGGTTGTTTTGAAATCTATGAAAATAGTAACTCTTCCGACGATAAAGGATATACAAATGGTCATGGATCGCTATGTAGGAATTATTAGAGATGCAGAAGGTTTGCAACAAGCGATCACATGGTTTGAATATTATTTAAATGTTTTAGATGAACAACATTTTCAACTAAACATCCAAGAAAAAATAATTTGCAATATGTTGACAGTTGGATTACTAGTTGCTAAAGCAAGCCTACACAGGAAGGAGAGTCGTGGTGGACATTATCGATCAGACTTTCCGAAATTAAATGATCACGAGTGGTATGGCTATAGAAATGTATTTCTAAAAAAGGAATTGTACCAAGAAAAATTTATTGAGCAATCCGTAATGATCAGCTGA
- the nadC gene encoding carboxylating nicotinate-nucleotide diphosphorylase, which yields MNKLRLRAMLAAFLEEDLGTGDLTSESIFTEKDFGFGVFVAKEDGVFCGEEIISQGFKLLNDRISVDLHLSDGALVKKGDKIATIEGPVIHLLTGERVILNLIQRMSGIATLTKQAVLNAKSSHTKICDTRKTTPGLRMLEKYAVTCGGGFNHRMGLYDAVMIKDNHIAAAGGIAEAVKKVREKLGHTVKIEVETECLEDVLAAVNAKADIIMFDNRTPEEIRQFIELVPEGIITEASGGITMDNVASYANTEVDFISLGFLTHSAKAIDISFNIEV from the coding sequence ATGAATAAACTAAGGTTAAGGGCAATGTTAGCGGCATTTCTTGAAGAAGATCTAGGTACCGGAGATTTAACAAGTGAATCTATTTTTACAGAAAAGGATTTTGGTTTCGGAGTCTTTGTCGCTAAAGAGGATGGTGTCTTCTGCGGTGAAGAGATCATTAGCCAAGGTTTTAAATTGCTTAATGATCGGATTTCAGTTGACTTACATCTAAGTGATGGAGCATTAGTCAAAAAGGGTGATAAGATTGCTACCATAGAAGGACCGGTCATTCATTTGTTAACAGGAGAACGTGTCATACTAAACTTAATACAAAGAATGAGTGGAATAGCTACACTTACGAAACAAGCAGTTTTAAATGCGAAGAGTTCCCATACAAAAATATGTGATACACGAAAAACTACTCCTGGCTTAAGAATGCTCGAAAAATACGCTGTTACTTGTGGTGGCGGCTTTAATCATCGAATGGGTCTATATGATGCGGTGATGATTAAAGATAACCATATTGCAGCTGCCGGTGGAATTGCAGAAGCGGTGAAAAAAGTGAGAGAAAAACTTGGTCATACCGTAAAAATTGAGGTTGAGACCGAATGTCTAGAAGATGTCCTTGCTGCGGTAAATGCTAAGGCTGATATAATTATGTTTGATAATCGGACTCCTGAAGAAATTCGTCAATTTATTGAATTAGTCCCAGAAGGCATTATCACCGAAGCCTCTGGTGGAATTACGATGGATAATGTAGCCAGCTATGCGAATACGGAAGTGGACTTCATATCCTTAGGGTTTTTGACCCACTCAGCAAAAGCAATAGATATAAGTTTTAATATTGAAGTTTAA
- the nadA gene encoding quinolinate synthase NadA, with protein MSILEMMNEEVIIPARYKAMTAEQMETRIKEIKESFGTRLYIPGHHYQKDEVIQFADDTGDSLRLAQLSANNNLAEYIVFCGVHFMAETADILTNENQKVILPDMRAGCSMADMANLHQTEKAWVALQELFGDTMIPLTYVNSTAEIKAFCGKHEGATVTSSNAQKMVQWALTQKERIFFLPDQHLGRNTAFDLGIPLEEMAIWDPEVEKLEYDGDINRIKVILWKGYCSVHEKFTVENIKQMRNEYPGITIIVHPECSHEVVQLADFAGSTNYIIDKLKEAEPNSIWAVGTEMNLVNRLAKIHDNKQVYSLNPNMCPCLTMNRIDLPHLLWALESIEKGNPINEITVDKEIARYAVLAVERMLERA; from the coding sequence ATGAGTATTTTAGAGATGATGAACGAAGAAGTTATTATTCCAGCCCGTTACAAAGCGATGACGGCTGAACAAATGGAAACAAGAATTAAAGAAATTAAAGAATCATTTGGTACTAGGTTGTATATTCCAGGTCATCATTATCAAAAAGATGAGGTGATTCAATTTGCCGATGATACTGGTGATTCTTTAAGACTTGCACAGCTTTCCGCAAATAACAATTTAGCAGAGTATATCGTTTTTTGTGGTGTTCATTTTATGGCTGAAACGGCTGATATTCTAACAAATGAAAATCAAAAGGTTATCTTACCTGATATGAGAGCTGGCTGTTCTATGGCTGATATGGCAAATCTACACCAAACTGAAAAAGCATGGGTAGCGCTGCAGGAGTTATTTGGGGATACAATGATACCTTTAACATATGTTAATAGTACTGCTGAGATTAAAGCGTTTTGTGGTAAACATGAAGGGGCTACTGTTACGTCTTCCAATGCACAAAAAATGGTCCAGTGGGCATTAACTCAAAAAGAACGTATTTTCTTTTTACCCGATCAACATCTTGGAAGAAACACGGCATTTGATTTAGGTATTCCTTTAGAAGAGATGGCCATTTGGGATCCTGAAGTAGAGAAGTTGGAATATGATGGTGATATAAATAGAATTAAGGTGATTTTGTGGAAGGGGTATTGCTCTGTTCATGAAAAATTTACTGTAGAAAATATAAAACAAATGAGAAATGAATATCCAGGGATTACGATTATTGTTCATCCTGAATGCAGTCATGAGGTGGTTCAATTAGCTGACTTTGCAGGATCGACAAACTACATTATTGATAAGTTGAAAGAAGCAGAGCCTAACAGTATTTGGGCAGTTGGTACTGAAATGAATTTAGTCAATAGGTTAGCCAAAATACACGATAACAAGCAGGTCTATTCTTTAAATCCAAATATGTGTCCTTGTTTAACGATGAACCGCATTGATCTACCTCATCTTTTATGGGCGCTAGAAAGTATCGAAAAGGGAAATCCAATTAATGAAATTACAGTTGATAAAGAAATTGCTCGTTACGCAGTTCTAGCCGTAGAACGAATGCTCGAACGAGCGTAA
- the safA gene encoding SafA/ExsA family spore coat assembly protein has translation MKIHIVQQGDTLWKLAKKYDVDFEQLKAVNNHLSNPDVIMPGMKIKIPTGGVPVKKQAVKKEEQVKAQQPKELPKVKEVPLPKHEVVKEEVKLPAPPPPPAPVQQPIQVQPITQQQYLHHMNMNFNVYKPAPAPVPIQMPAPPKLPEMKELPKFEKPKQPAPPKKEMPIAEKPIAMPAPPKKEMPIAEKPIAMSAPPKKEMPIAEMPMAMPAQFAPPPSYPMQQNCYPVTGIMPGCAYPPMVPQCYPPYPGMAQPTPYGYPVSPGAPMGGFMAPPMQGYQPMAMAPQMPMYPQPQQMPMYPPPQFGMTPPAELDFEDADLPPMTPSGMGQVPPMQVPPGQGWAGPPNNNLYGDITMQQPMLPQGQPWGYQPQPMFPQYNPTQGQQFRNDKEDNED, from the coding sequence GTGAAAATTCATATTGTTCAGCAGGGAGACACTTTGTGGAAGTTAGCCAAGAAGTACGACGTAGATTTTGAACAATTGAAAGCTGTTAATAATCACTTAAGCAATCCAGACGTGATTATGCCAGGAATGAAGATAAAAATTCCAACGGGTGGGGTTCCAGTAAAAAAGCAAGCCGTGAAAAAGGAAGAACAAGTAAAAGCTCAACAACCTAAAGAATTACCAAAAGTAAAAGAAGTACCTTTACCGAAACATGAAGTGGTGAAAGAAGAGGTGAAATTGCCGGCACCACCACCACCTCCAGCGCCCGTACAACAACCAATTCAAGTGCAACCAATTACTCAACAGCAGTATCTTCACCACATGAATATGAATTTTAATGTCTATAAACCAGCACCCGCACCTGTACCTATTCAAATGCCAGCACCACCTAAATTACCTGAAATGAAAGAATTGCCGAAATTTGAAAAACCAAAACAACCAGCACCACCGAAAAAAGAAATGCCAATTGCTGAAAAGCCAATAGCGATGCCAGCACCACCGAAAAAAGAGATGCCAATTGCTGAAAAACCAATAGCTATGTCAGCACCACCGAAAAAAGAAATGCCAATTGCCGAAATGCCAATGGCAATGCCAGCGCAGTTTGCGCCACCACCTAGTTATCCTATGCAACAAAATTGCTATCCTGTAACAGGCATTATGCCTGGTTGTGCATATCCGCCAATGGTACCTCAATGCTACCCTCCATATCCTGGAATGGCGCAACCGACTCCTTATGGTTACCCAGTTTCACCTGGAGCACCGATGGGAGGATTTATGGCACCACCAATGCAAGGGTATCAACCGATGGCGATGGCACCACAAATGCCAATGTACCCGCAACCTCAGCAGATGCCAATGTATCCACCGCCACAATTTGGGATGACGCCTCCTGCTGAGCTAGATTTCGAAGATGCTGACTTACCACCGATGACTCCAAGTGGAATGGGGCAAGTGCCACCAATGCAGGTACCACCTGGGCAAGGTTGGGCGGGACCACCTAACAACAATTTATATGGAGACATAACCATGCAACAACCGATGCTTCCACAGGGGCAACCTTGGGGATATCAACCACAGCCAATGTTTCCACAATATAATCCAACCCAGGGACAACAGTTCCGAAATGATAAAGAAGATAATGAAGATTAA
- a CDS encoding YhcN/YlaJ family sporulation lipoprotein has protein sequence MKKLAITLSAATLLLGGLVGCGVDQQGTTGQGARDQRGFGYHATEQRQDTGITGQRAGEGPITDMFTRDDRRGARGFGRDTRQPATGLAGERGAGMRGTGTGLFGTGAGRGTTGTGTGTGLFGGGTGGGTTGQGTGMFGGGTGGGTTGQGTGMFGGGTGGGTTGTGTGLFGTDSGFGAGTGRGTTGTGLFGRNTDRAGMTGHQRMGENRTGSGFGAAGNRGMTGLGAEAGRGGTTGHGIAASPGWQGETGYHGGTRGMDTGLGMHGNAGMRGTGRGQAFGTGDRGAGIVGNRPGYVDDRGILRERTGRAGIGGLGQTGRTHMNQGQTGRANMGQGGLGFGREGANGRAGDREVPGTGMSEYAYPDGYDATTAQDYTTRLADVENVRDSRVIVHGNRVLVGVDADRQNAQRVEQDIRQRLRGTAGDREVIVITERDQYDQIRTADDRLRAGETFEEVGATINDMFHDFGRAIQRPFERSR, from the coding sequence ATGAAAAAACTTGCGATTACATTATCAGCAGCAACACTTTTACTAGGTGGTTTAGTCGGTTGTGGTGTTGATCAACAGGGGACTACTGGACAAGGTGCCAGAGATCAACGCGGTTTTGGATACCATGCAACTGAGCAACGTCAAGATACTGGCATCACAGGTCAACGTGCAGGTGAAGGCCCAATTACAGATATGTTTACACGTGATGACCGTCGAGGAGCAAGAGGCTTTGGGAGAGATACACGCCAGCCTGCAACTGGCTTAGCTGGTGAAAGAGGAGCAGGTATGAGAGGTACAGGAACTGGACTATTCGGTACTGGTGCTGGACGAGGAACTACAGGCACTGGCACAGGAACTGGGTTATTCGGTGGTGGTACTGGTGGTGGAACTACTGGACAAGGTACAGGAATGTTTGGCGGTGGTACTGGTGGTGGAACTACTGGACAAGGTACAGGAATGTTTGGTGGTGGCACAGGTGGTGGAACAACTGGTACAGGAACTGGATTATTTGGTACAGATTCAGGATTCGGTGCAGGAACCGGACGTGGGACCACAGGAACTGGATTATTCGGTAGAAATACTGATAGAGCAGGTATGACTGGTCATCAAAGAATGGGTGAAAACAGAACAGGATCTGGATTTGGTGCTGCTGGTAACAGAGGTATGACAGGCTTAGGTGCTGAAGCAGGTAGAGGTGGCACAACTGGTCATGGAATTGCAGCTTCGCCAGGATGGCAAGGTGAAACAGGATACCATGGTGGTACACGTGGTATGGATACAGGATTAGGAATGCATGGAAATGCTGGAATGAGAGGTACAGGTCGAGGACAAGCATTCGGTACAGGTGACCGTGGTGCTGGAATTGTTGGTAACCGTCCTGGTTATGTTGACGACAGAGGTATCTTAAGAGAACGTACAGGTAGAGCTGGAATTGGTGGATTAGGCCAAACAGGAAGAACTCATATGAACCAAGGCCAAACTGGTCGAGCAAACATGGGGCAAGGTGGACTAGGCTTTGGACGTGAGGGTGCCAATGGCCGTGCTGGTGATCGTGAAGTTCCAGGAACTGGTATGAGTGAATATGCTTATCCAGATGGGTATGATGCAACAACTGCCCAAGATTATACAACACGATTAGCTGATGTTGAAAATGTAAGAGATTCTCGTGTAATTGTTCATGGGAATAGGGTATTAGTTGGTGTTGATGCTGACCGTCAAAATGCTCAGCGTGTAGAGCAAGACATTCGTCAAAGGCTTAGAGGAACTGCTGGAGATAGGGAAGTCATTGTAATAACGGAAAGAGATCAATATGATCAAATTCGTACTGCAGACGATAGACTTCGTGCAGGTGAAACATTTGAAGAAGTTGGTGCAACCATTAACGATATGTTTCATGATTTTGGAAGAGCTATTCAACGACCGTTCGAACGTTCAAGATAA
- a CDS encoding intercompartmental signaling factor BofC — protein sequence MRENINKRAIENAIPVAKTFHVMDPKTVRVILARIYLDGEVSEEVVEETILSMEDFWAEYAEWDLIDQDEAQVVFQQKIDDISPLLKINGYFGISEEGTLNIYEGKPSEEKVIQSFFQINMKKLKSHQQQELEDGIPILSRDRYEEVLKMYKKYAKHEM from the coding sequence ATGAGAGAAAATATCAATAAACGGGCAATCGAAAATGCAATTCCAGTAGCGAAAACATTTCACGTGATGGATCCAAAAACAGTCAGAGTGATTTTAGCTAGAATATACCTAGATGGTGAGGTAAGTGAAGAAGTTGTTGAGGAAACAATCCTATCAATGGAGGATTTTTGGGCAGAGTACGCTGAATGGGATTTAATTGATCAAGACGAGGCTCAAGTTGTATTTCAACAAAAGATTGACGACATATCTCCTTTATTAAAAATTAATGGCTATTTTGGTATCTCAGAAGAGGGTACTCTAAATATTTATGAAGGTAAACCATCTGAAGAAAAGGTCATACAATCATTTTTTCAAATAAACATGAAGAAGCTAAAGAGTCATCAACAACAAGAGCTAGAAGATGGTATTCCAATTCTTTCTAGAGATCGATATGAAGAAGTGTTAAAAATGTATAAAAAGTATGCAAAGCATGAAATGTAA
- the ruvA gene encoding Holliday junction branch migration protein RuvA has protein sequence MIEFVKGYVNYIDTQYVVIDVKGIGYQIFCANPFIFKVDLEAEIIVYTYQYVREDTIKLFGFRSRDERALFEKLLNVSGIGPKGALAILASGQPQQVVNAIEEENEAFLTKFPGVGKKTARQMILDLKGKLADFMPSLVGPVYELKADQKAKYPRELEDAIEALQALGYVEREIKKIAPKLAEEQLSTDQYIKKALQLLLKI, from the coding sequence GTGATAGAGTTTGTAAAGGGATACGTAAATTATATAGATACACAGTATGTGGTCATTGATGTAAAAGGAATTGGCTATCAAATTTTTTGTGCAAATCCCTTTATATTCAAGGTAGACTTAGAGGCAGAAATTATAGTTTATACATATCAGTATGTTAGAGAAGATACGATAAAACTTTTTGGTTTCCGCTCAAGAGATGAACGAGCGCTATTTGAAAAATTACTAAATGTTTCTGGTATTGGACCAAAAGGAGCTTTGGCAATTTTAGCGTCAGGCCAGCCACAGCAGGTAGTCAATGCGATAGAGGAAGAAAATGAAGCGTTTTTAACAAAGTTTCCTGGTGTTGGTAAGAAGACTGCACGACAGATGATCTTAGACTTAAAAGGAAAATTAGCTGATTTCATGCCTAGTTTAGTGGGTCCTGTTTATGAGCTCAAGGCAGATCAAAAAGCCAAATACCCTCGAGAATTAGAAGATGCCATTGAGGCTTTACAGGCATTAGGATATGTTGAACGGGAAATTAAAAAAATTGCTCCGAAGCTTGCTGAAGAACAGCTGTCTACAGATCAATATATTAAAAAAGCGTTGCAACTGCTTTTAAAGATATAG
- a CDS encoding DUF2905 domain-containing protein produces the protein MPNIPKLLITVGVILIVLGLLWQVGGKYLALGKLPGDIFFKKGNTTFYFPIVTSIVLSIVISLILYIVGRLR, from the coding sequence ATGCCAAATATTCCGAAACTACTGATTACAGTGGGGGTTATTTTAATTGTTTTAGGACTGTTATGGCAAGTTGGTGGCAAGTATCTTGCTTTAGGGAAATTACCGGGAGATATTTTCTTTAAGAAAGGAAATACGACTTTTTATTTTCCAATTGTTACTTCGATTGTTTTAAGTATTGTTATCTCGTTAATCCTATATATTGTTGGCCGCTTAAGGTAA
- the queA gene encoding tRNA preQ1(34) S-adenosylmethionine ribosyltransferase-isomerase QueA: MEVKDFDFYLPEELIAQTPLKDRTSSRLMVVDSKTGEINHRRFSDVIDFFSEGDCLVLNDTRVLPARLYGIKEGTGANIECLLLKQLENNQWETLVKPAKRVRQGTVVSFGDGRLKGICKEELEHGGRIIEFQFEGIFHEILESLGEMPLPPYITEQLEDQERYQTVYAKHRGSAAAPTAGLHFTEELLEQIAAKGVHIVYITLHVGLGTFRPVSVDVIEEHEMHAEFYQMTAETAATLNKVKSSGKRIVTVGTTSTRTLETIAHANNGGFIECSGWTSIFIYPGFEFKAINGLITNFHLPKSTLIMLVSALCGRENTLHAYQEAVKERYRFFSFGDAMLIL, encoded by the coding sequence ATGGAAGTTAAAGATTTTGATTTTTATTTACCTGAGGAACTGATTGCCCAAACACCACTTAAGGACCGCACCTCATCTAGACTGATGGTAGTAGATTCAAAAACAGGTGAAATAAATCATCGCAGATTTTCGGATGTGATTGATTTTTTTAGTGAGGGAGATTGTCTTGTTTTAAACGATACTCGAGTTTTACCTGCAAGACTTTATGGAATTAAAGAGGGAACAGGCGCCAATATTGAATGTCTTTTATTAAAACAGCTTGAAAATAATCAGTGGGAAACGTTGGTTAAGCCGGCAAAACGAGTTCGGCAGGGAACTGTTGTATCTTTTGGTGATGGACGCTTAAAGGGTATTTGTAAAGAAGAGTTAGAGCATGGTGGTCGCATTATCGAATTTCAATTCGAAGGGATTTTCCATGAAATTTTAGAATCCTTAGGTGAAATGCCATTACCTCCTTACATTACAGAACAATTGGAAGACCAAGAACGTTACCAAACCGTTTATGCTAAACATCGTGGCTCTGCAGCTGCGCCAACTGCTGGACTTCATTTCACTGAAGAGCTATTAGAGCAAATTGCTGCCAAAGGAGTTCATATCGTCTATATCACTCTTCATGTTGGACTTGGCACATTCCGCCCAGTTAGTGTAGATGTTATCGAAGAGCATGAGATGCACGCAGAATTTTATCAGATGACGGCTGAAACCGCAGCAACCTTAAATAAAGTAAAAAGCTCTGGAAAGAGAATTGTTACTGTAGGTACAACTTCAACAAGAACGTTAGAAACGATTGCTCATGCCAACAATGGTGGTTTTATAGAATGTTCAGGATGGACAAGTATATTTATCTATCCTGGATTTGAGTTTAAAGCAATTAATGGATTAATAACGAATTTTCATTTACCAAAATCTACGTTAATCATGCTCGTGAGTGCTCTTTGTGGCCGTGAAAATACACTTCATGCATATCAAGAAGCTGTCAAAGAAAGATATCGCTTTTTTAGCTTTGGTGATGCGATGTTAATCCTATAA
- the tgt gene encoding tRNA guanosine(34) transglycosylase Tgt, translating to MVAIRYEHIKTCRQSGARLGKVHTPHGTFETPIFMPVGTLATVKTMSPEELKEIGSQIILSNTYHLWLRPGHDIIKEAGGLHKFMNWDRPILTDSGGFQVFSLSALRKIEEEGVHFRNHLSGEKLFLSPEGAMEIQNALGSDIMMAFDECPPYPATYEYMLKSVQRTSRWAERCLEGHKRPESQGLFGIVQGGEYEDLRKMSAQDLVSLDFPGYAVGGLSVGEPKDVMNRVLEFTTPHLPENKPRYLMGVGSPDALIDGTIRGIDMFDCVLPTRIGRNGTCMTSTGRLVVRNAKYARDFRPLDENCDCHVCKNYSRAYIRHLVKCDETFGFRLTSYHNLYFLLKLMEQVREAIRQDRLLDFREEFFEMYGFNKPNAKNF from the coding sequence ATGGTAGCCATTCGCTATGAACATATTAAAACTTGTCGTCAGTCAGGAGCTCGTTTGGGGAAAGTACACACACCACATGGTACTTTTGAAACGCCAATCTTTATGCCAGTAGGAACATTAGCTACAGTAAAAACGATGAGTCCTGAGGAATTAAAGGAAATAGGCTCGCAAATCATATTAAGTAATACTTACCACTTATGGTTAAGACCAGGTCATGATATAATTAAAGAAGCTGGTGGATTACATAAATTCATGAATTGGGATCGCCCAATTTTAACAGATTCAGGTGGATTTCAAGTCTTTAGCTTAAGTGCCCTACGGAAAATTGAAGAAGAAGGGGTACATTTCCGTAATCATTTAAGTGGTGAAAAATTATTCTTGAGTCCTGAAGGGGCAATGGAAATTCAAAATGCCTTAGGTTCTGACATTATGATGGCCTTTGACGAATGTCCTCCGTATCCTGCTACATACGAATATATGTTAAAATCAGTACAGAGAACAAGTCGTTGGGCAGAACGTTGTTTAGAAGGTCATAAGCGACCTGAGAGTCAAGGGTTATTTGGAATTGTCCAAGGTGGGGAATATGAAGATTTAAGGAAAATGAGTGCCCAAGACCTAGTATCTCTAGATTTCCCTGGTTATGCAGTTGGTGGTCTATCTGTTGGGGAACCGAAAGATGTGATGAATCGTGTTTTAGAATTTACGACACCACATTTACCTGAAAATAAGCCTAGATATTTAATGGGTGTTGGTTCACCTGACGCGTTAATTGATGGAACGATTCGTGGAATTGACATGTTTGATTGTGTATTACCTACTAGGATCGGTCGAAATGGGACTTGTATGACGAGCACTGGTCGACTTGTTGTTAGAAATGCCAAATATGCTCGTGATTTCAGACCATTAGATGAAAATTGTGATTGTCATGTATGTAAAAATTACTCTAGAGCCTACATTCGCCATCTTGTCAAATGTGACGAAACGTTCGGATTTAGATTAACCTCTTACCATAATCTCTATTTCTTGTTAAAATTAATGGAGCAAGTCCGAGAAGCTATTCGCCAAGATCGCCTTTTAGATTTCCGTGAGGAGTTTTTTGAAATGTATGGTTTTAATAAACCTAATGCAAAAAACTTTTAA
- the yajC gene encoding preprotein translocase subunit YajC, with product MDFFTAILPLVFMFAIFYFLLIRPQQKRQKKIQQMHADLKKGDKIITIGGLHGTIDAIDEDRVILLVTDNKKLTFDRNAIREVVNPD from the coding sequence ATGGACTTTTTTACAGCGATTTTACCATTAGTATTTATGTTCGCGATTTTTTACTTTTTATTAATCCGACCACAACAAAAGCGTCAAAAGAAAATTCAACAAATGCATGCTGACCTTAAAAAGGGTGACAAAATCATCACGATCGGCGGCCTTCATGGCACAATCGATGCAATTGACGAAGACAGAGTCATATTATTAGTTACTGATAACAAGAAATTAACTTTTGATCGAAATGCCATCCGTGAAGTAGTTAATCCTGACTAG
- a CDS encoding TIGR04086 family membrane protein: MENRGILTSMVYGLVTILLIILSVSFIISLLLRFTSLTETSFSWVIMVLTFVALIIGGFVSGGKSKQKGWMVGAGTGLLYSLLVFLVQYLGYNATFSMEQYLFHGGFVFAAIIGGVLGVNVVRNSRMV; the protein is encoded by the coding sequence TTGGAAAACAGAGGAATTCTAACTTCAATGGTTTATGGTCTTGTCACAATATTGCTGATCATTCTTTCAGTAAGCTTTATTATTTCGTTGCTACTTAGGTTTACTTCATTAACTGAAACATCTTTCAGTTGGGTAATTATGGTCCTAACATTTGTTGCATTAATCATTGGAGGCTTCGTTTCAGGAGGTAAGTCAAAACAAAAAGGCTGGATGGTTGGGGCAGGTACAGGTCTTTTATATTCTTTACTTGTTTTCTTAGTCCAGTACTTAGGCTATAATGCCACATTTTCAATGGAGCAATATCTTTTCCACGGTGGATTTGTTTTCGCAGCAATCATCGGTGGGGTCTTAGGCGTAAATGTAGTAAGGAATTCACGTATGGTTTAA